In Mustela nigripes isolate SB6536 chromosome 2, MUSNIG.SB6536, whole genome shotgun sequence, a single window of DNA contains:
- the NEPRO gene encoding nucleolus and neural progenitor protein isoform X3, producing MATVRPGLEPWNRARIPKAGSRSTVTIPYPDAALDLCVAAVIRECCLVTLSLKNQILDAETDVLCAVLYSNHNRMGRHKPHLALKQVEQCLKRLKNMDLEGSIQHLSELFSSNENQPVNTKACVIPSQPVVELVLMKILGACKLLLRFLDCCCKTFLLTVKHLGLQEFIILNLVMVGLVSRLWVLYKGVLKRLTSLYEPLFRLLQQVSRIQPLPYFKDFTFPSDIAEFLGQPYFEVFKKKMPTAFAAKGVTKLLNKLFLTKEQSPRFNQETILRISKKAKQMRINTQNNVDLGQPIKNKKVFKEKSSEFDVRAFCKQLKHKATQETNLKCSQSKLKATKHSSQKTTGTPCAKSFVQRFREAENFIQLSEEIRTAILWCRSKKLKALASFLVCQRN from the exons ATGGCTACGGTGCGGCCGGGCCTGGAGCCGTGGAACCGCGCGAGAATCCCGAAGGCGGGGAGCCGCAGCACAGTGACCATACCGTACCCCGACGCAGCTCTGG ACCTTTGTGTTGCAGCTGTAATTAGAGAATGCTGTCTTGTTACACTGTCACTGAAGAACCAAATCTTAGATGCAGAGACAGATGTGCTATGTGCAGTCCTTTACAGCAATCACAACAGGATGGGCCGCCACAAGCCCCATTTAGCCCTCAAACAG GTTGAACAATGTTTAAAACGTTTGAAAAACATGGATTTGGAGGGTTCAATTCAACATCTGTCTGAGTTGTTTTCTTCCAA TGAAAATCAGCCTGTAAATACCAAGGCATGTGTCATTCCTAGCCAACCAGTGGTTGAGCTGGTGCTCATGAAGATTTTGGGAGCCTGCAAGTTGTTACTTCGCTTCTTGGACTGTTGCTGCAAGACATTTCT CTTGACTGTGAAGCACCTAGGCTTGcaagaattcattattttaaacctTGTGATGGTTGGGCTGGTGAGCAGGttatg GGTTCTCTATAAAGGTGTTTTGAAAAGGCTGACGTCTTTATATGAGCCATTGTTCAGATTGCTTCAGCAGGTCTCTAGGATTCAACCACTGCCTtacttcaaagattttacttttccttctgatATTGCTGAGTTTTTAGGACAGCCCTATTTTGaggtctttaagaaaaaaatgcctaCAGCTTTTGCAGCTAAAGGAGTAACTAAACTGTTAAATAAACTGTTTTTAACAAAAGAGCAATCACCAAGGTTTAACCAAGAAACTATACTCAGAATTTCCAAAAAAGCTAAACAAATGAGGATCAATACACAGAATAATGTGGATCTTGGACAGccaataaagaataagaaagtttTCAAAG AAAAGTCATCAGAATTTGATGTGAGAGCTTTCTGCAAACAGCTGAAACACAAAGCTACTCAG GAGACCAACTTAAAATGTTCGCAGTCCAAACTAAAGGCAACCAAACATTCTTCTCAGAAAACAACAGGAACTCCCTGTGCCAAAAGTTTTGTGCAGAGATTTCGAGAGGCTGAGAATTTCATTCAACTTTCTGAAGAAATCCGAACAGCAATTTTGTGGTGCAGGAGCAAAAAACTCAAGGCTCTGGCCTCCTTTCTGG TTTGCCAAAGAAATTAG
- the NEPRO gene encoding nucleolus and neural progenitor protein isoform X2, with protein sequence MATVRPGLEPWNRARIPKAGSRSTVTIPYPDAALDLCVAAVIRECCLVTLSLKNQILDAETDVLCAVLYSNHNRMGRHKPHLALKQVEQCLKRLKNMDLEGSIQHLSELFSSNENQPVNTKACVIPSQPVVELVLMKILGACKLLLRFLDCCCKTFLLTVKHLGLQEFIILNLVMVGLVSRLWVLYKGVLKRLTSLYEPLFRLLQQVSRIQPLPYFKDFTFPSDIAEFLGQPYFEVFKKKMPTAFAAKGVTKLLNKLFLTKEQSPRFNQETILRISKKAKQMRINTQNNVDLGQPIKNKKVFKEKSSEFDVRAFCKQLKHKATQETNLKCSQSKLKATKHSSQKTTGTPCAKSFVQRFREAENFIQLSEEIRTAILWCRSKKLKALASFLGNKLLKSNRLKHVEAQGCRFCLSLVL encoded by the exons ATGGCTACGGTGCGGCCGGGCCTGGAGCCGTGGAACCGCGCGAGAATCCCGAAGGCGGGGAGCCGCAGCACAGTGACCATACCGTACCCCGACGCAGCTCTGG ACCTTTGTGTTGCAGCTGTAATTAGAGAATGCTGTCTTGTTACACTGTCACTGAAGAACCAAATCTTAGATGCAGAGACAGATGTGCTATGTGCAGTCCTTTACAGCAATCACAACAGGATGGGCCGCCACAAGCCCCATTTAGCCCTCAAACAG GTTGAACAATGTTTAAAACGTTTGAAAAACATGGATTTGGAGGGTTCAATTCAACATCTGTCTGAGTTGTTTTCTTCCAA TGAAAATCAGCCTGTAAATACCAAGGCATGTGTCATTCCTAGCCAACCAGTGGTTGAGCTGGTGCTCATGAAGATTTTGGGAGCCTGCAAGTTGTTACTTCGCTTCTTGGACTGTTGCTGCAAGACATTTCT CTTGACTGTGAAGCACCTAGGCTTGcaagaattcattattttaaacctTGTGATGGTTGGGCTGGTGAGCAGGttatg GGTTCTCTATAAAGGTGTTTTGAAAAGGCTGACGTCTTTATATGAGCCATTGTTCAGATTGCTTCAGCAGGTCTCTAGGATTCAACCACTGCCTtacttcaaagattttacttttccttctgatATTGCTGAGTTTTTAGGACAGCCCTATTTTGaggtctttaagaaaaaaatgcctaCAGCTTTTGCAGCTAAAGGAGTAACTAAACTGTTAAATAAACTGTTTTTAACAAAAGAGCAATCACCAAGGTTTAACCAAGAAACTATACTCAGAATTTCCAAAAAAGCTAAACAAATGAGGATCAATACACAGAATAATGTGGATCTTGGACAGccaataaagaataagaaagtttTCAAAG AAAAGTCATCAGAATTTGATGTGAGAGCTTTCTGCAAACAGCTGAAACACAAAGCTACTCAG GAGACCAACTTAAAATGTTCGCAGTCCAAACTAAAGGCAACCAAACATTCTTCTCAGAAAACAACAGGAACTCCCTGTGCCAAAAGTTTTGTGCAGAGATTTCGAGAGGCTGAGAATTTCATTCAACTTTCTGAAGAAATCCGAACAGCAATTTTGTGGTGCAGGAGCAAAAAACTCAAGGCTCTGGCCTCCTTTCTGGGTAACAAACTTCTTAAAAGTAACCGGCTTAAACATGTAGAGGCTCAAGGGTGTAG ATTTTGCCTTTCTCTTGTCCTTTAA
- the GTPBP8 gene encoding GTP-binding protein 8 isoform X2: MTAPGLRPIPRKLLELTGALRRVNRACSTFQTFAEVLRLPKRQMTKLAFPLQELQRHLTPDARLDLHVKIFDPSLEDISKAESVFTATGRNRIEYLSSAVCFIGRSNVGKSSLIKALFALAPEVEVRVSKKPGHTKKMNFFKVGKYFTLVDMPGYGYRAPEDFVDMVETYLKERRNLMRTFLLVDSVVGIQKTDSIAIGMCEEFSLPYVMVLTKIDKSSKGHLLKQVLQIQKFVDSETQGCFPQLFPVSSVTYSGIHLLRCFIADITGNLKTDGFGQLELNT; this comes from the exons ATGACAGCCCCAGGCTTGCGGCCGATCCCCCGCAAGCTACTGGAGCTTACCGGGGCGTTGCGGCGCGTGAACCGAGCTTGCAGCACGTTCCAAACCTTCGCGGAAGTTCTCAGGCTGCCCAAGAGACAAATGACGAAGCTCGCGTTCCCACTACAGGAACTCCAGCGGCACCTCACTCCAGACGCGAGGTTGGACCTTCACGTGAAGATCTTCGACCCGAGCTTGGAGGACATCTCCAAGGCGGAGAGCGTCTTCACGGCCACCGGCCGCAACCGCATCGAGTACCTCAGCTCCGCG GTGTGTTTTATAGGCAGAAGCAATGTTGGAAAATCCTCTCTAATAAAAGCCTTATTTGCCCTGGCTCCAGAGGTTGAAGTCAGAGTCTCCAAGAAACCG gggcacacaaagaaaatgaattttttcaaagttggaaaatattttacattggTGGACATGCCAGGTTATGGTTATAGAGCTCCCGAAGATTTTGTTGACATGGTAGAGACCTATCTAAAAGAACGAAGGaa TTTGATGAGAACATTTCTGTTAGTGGATAGTGTTGTCGGAATTCAAAAAACCGACAGTATTGCCATAGGAATGTGTGAAGAATTTTCATTACCTTATGTG atggtATTAacaaaaattgacaaatcttCCAAGGGACATCTTTTAAAACAAGTACTTCAGATCCAGAAATTTGTTGACAGTGAAACACAAGGATGTTTTCCTCAGTTGTTTCCTGTAAG ttCCGTGACCTATTCTGGAATCCATCTGTTGAGATGCTTTATAGCAGATATAACGGGGAATCTTAAGACTGATGGCTTTGGCCAACTGGAGTTGAATACCTAG
- the NEPRO gene encoding nucleolus and neural progenitor protein isoform X1, with protein sequence MATVRPGLEPWNRARIPKAGSRSTVTIPYPDAALDLCVAAVIRECCLVTLSLKNQILDAETDVLCAVLYSNHNRMGRHKPHLALKQVEQCLKRLKNMDLEGSIQHLSELFSSNENQPVNTKACVIPSQPVVELVLMKILGACKLLLRFLDCCCKTFLLTVKHLGLQEFIILNLVMVGLVSRLWVLYKGVLKRLTSLYEPLFRLLQQVSRIQPLPYFKDFTFPSDIAEFLGQPYFEVFKKKMPTAFAAKGVTKLLNKLFLTKEQSPRFNQETILRISKKAKQMRINTQNNVDLGQPIKNKKVFKEKSSEFDVRAFCKQLKHKATQETNLKCSQSKLKATKHSSQKTTGTPCAKSFVQRFREAENFIQLSEEIRTAILWCRSKKLKALASFLGNKLLKSNRLKHVEAQGCSLPKKLECIKTSVCNCLLRGSGIKTSKRHVRRRRSQNRFLLEQRKLQRKLQLTLSKEIQPSPQETQNATDSSKWRLSHYTVQRTDLSPNSKLLLSSRISNPVIQTKEKQIHENLTGSNENETDSWTILQMNKHNTSGTIKETDDIDDIFALMGV encoded by the exons ATGGCTACGGTGCGGCCGGGCCTGGAGCCGTGGAACCGCGCGAGAATCCCGAAGGCGGGGAGCCGCAGCACAGTGACCATACCGTACCCCGACGCAGCTCTGG ACCTTTGTGTTGCAGCTGTAATTAGAGAATGCTGTCTTGTTACACTGTCACTGAAGAACCAAATCTTAGATGCAGAGACAGATGTGCTATGTGCAGTCCTTTACAGCAATCACAACAGGATGGGCCGCCACAAGCCCCATTTAGCCCTCAAACAG GTTGAACAATGTTTAAAACGTTTGAAAAACATGGATTTGGAGGGTTCAATTCAACATCTGTCTGAGTTGTTTTCTTCCAA TGAAAATCAGCCTGTAAATACCAAGGCATGTGTCATTCCTAGCCAACCAGTGGTTGAGCTGGTGCTCATGAAGATTTTGGGAGCCTGCAAGTTGTTACTTCGCTTCTTGGACTGTTGCTGCAAGACATTTCT CTTGACTGTGAAGCACCTAGGCTTGcaagaattcattattttaaacctTGTGATGGTTGGGCTGGTGAGCAGGttatg GGTTCTCTATAAAGGTGTTTTGAAAAGGCTGACGTCTTTATATGAGCCATTGTTCAGATTGCTTCAGCAGGTCTCTAGGATTCAACCACTGCCTtacttcaaagattttacttttccttctgatATTGCTGAGTTTTTAGGACAGCCCTATTTTGaggtctttaagaaaaaaatgcctaCAGCTTTTGCAGCTAAAGGAGTAACTAAACTGTTAAATAAACTGTTTTTAACAAAAGAGCAATCACCAAGGTTTAACCAAGAAACTATACTCAGAATTTCCAAAAAAGCTAAACAAATGAGGATCAATACACAGAATAATGTGGATCTTGGACAGccaataaagaataagaaagtttTCAAAG AAAAGTCATCAGAATTTGATGTGAGAGCTTTCTGCAAACAGCTGAAACACAAAGCTACTCAG GAGACCAACTTAAAATGTTCGCAGTCCAAACTAAAGGCAACCAAACATTCTTCTCAGAAAACAACAGGAACTCCCTGTGCCAAAAGTTTTGTGCAGAGATTTCGAGAGGCTGAGAATTTCATTCAACTTTCTGAAGAAATCCGAACAGCAATTTTGTGGTGCAGGAGCAAAAAACTCAAGGCTCTGGCCTCCTTTCTGGGTAACAAACTTCTTAAAAGTAACCGGCTTAAACATGTAGAGGCTCAAGGGTGTAG TTTGCCAAAGAAATTAGAGTGCATAAAAACATCTGTTTGCAACTGTCTTCTTCGTGGCTCAGGAATCAAAACTTCAAAGCGTCATGTGAGACGAAGAAGATCTCAGAATAGATTTTTACTGGAACAGAGGAAACTACAGAGAAAGTTGCAGTTAACTCTTTCAAAAGAAATTCAGCCATCCCCTCAAGAGACTCAGAATGCTACAGATAGCAGTAAATGGCGACTCTCGCACTATACAGTTCAGAGAACTGATCTCTCCCCTAACAGTAAGCTTCTCCTGAGTAGCAGAATTTCAAATCCTGTCATACAAACTAAAGAGAAACAAATTCATGAAAACCTTACAggaagcaatgaaaatgaaactgaTTCATGGACAATACtgcaaatgaacaaacataatACATCAGGAACCATTAAGGAGACAGATGACATTGatgatatttttgctttaatgGGAGTTTAG
- the GTPBP8 gene encoding GTP-binding protein 8 isoform X1, which produces MTAPGLRPIPRKLLELTGALRRVNRACSTFQTFAEVLRLPKRQMTKLAFPLQELQRHLTPDARLDLHVKIFDPSLEDISKAESVFTATGRNRIEYLSSAVRLDHAPDLAHPEVCFIGRSNVGKSSLIKALFALAPEVEVRVSKKPGHTKKMNFFKVGKYFTLVDMPGYGYRAPEDFVDMVETYLKERRNLMRTFLLVDSVVGIQKTDSIAIGMCEEFSLPYVMVLTKIDKSSKGHLLKQVLQIQKFVDSETQGCFPQLFPVSSVTYSGIHLLRCFIADITGNLKTDGFGQLELNT; this is translated from the exons ATGACAGCCCCAGGCTTGCGGCCGATCCCCCGCAAGCTACTGGAGCTTACCGGGGCGTTGCGGCGCGTGAACCGAGCTTGCAGCACGTTCCAAACCTTCGCGGAAGTTCTCAGGCTGCCCAAGAGACAAATGACGAAGCTCGCGTTCCCACTACAGGAACTCCAGCGGCACCTCACTCCAGACGCGAGGTTGGACCTTCACGTGAAGATCTTCGACCCGAGCTTGGAGGACATCTCCAAGGCGGAGAGCGTCTTCACGGCCACCGGCCGCAACCGCATCGAGTACCTCAGCTCCGCGGTGCGTCTCGACCACGCCCCGGACCTCGCCCACCCTGAG GTGTGTTTTATAGGCAGAAGCAATGTTGGAAAATCCTCTCTAATAAAAGCCTTATTTGCCCTGGCTCCAGAGGTTGAAGTCAGAGTCTCCAAGAAACCG gggcacacaaagaaaatgaattttttcaaagttggaaaatattttacattggTGGACATGCCAGGTTATGGTTATAGAGCTCCCGAAGATTTTGTTGACATGGTAGAGACCTATCTAAAAGAACGAAGGaa TTTGATGAGAACATTTCTGTTAGTGGATAGTGTTGTCGGAATTCAAAAAACCGACAGTATTGCCATAGGAATGTGTGAAGAATTTTCATTACCTTATGTG atggtATTAacaaaaattgacaaatcttCCAAGGGACATCTTTTAAAACAAGTACTTCAGATCCAGAAATTTGTTGACAGTGAAACACAAGGATGTTTTCCTCAGTTGTTTCCTGTAAG ttCCGTGACCTATTCTGGAATCCATCTGTTGAGATGCTTTATAGCAGATATAACGGGGAATCTTAAGACTGATGGCTTTGGCCAACTGGAGTTGAATACCTAG